A region of the Arenibacter antarcticus genome:
GTCCGTTATATTTCCCTGATATAGCTCAACCAATTCAATTGGACCTCTACCACATAACTTGATAACTCCGTATTCTCATAACCTTTTAACAATTCACCCTAGAAGGTGAGATTTCTCAATCGCCCAAAAATAAGGCTCATTTCGAAATGACGTAAAACATTTCCAAATTGACAATTCCACACATTAGCAAATTAACAAATTGTTATATTTTCATAGTATTCCCTCCGTAACTTCAATACTCCGCATCTTCATACCCTTTTAACAATGCTGATCGAATTGAATTGCCCCGTGATTTATCACGGGGATTACTAACGAATCAGAAAAACGGCTTTAGCCAAAGCCTGAATGCTTCCCTTATAGGCACATTTCCAAATTGACATATCAACACATTAGTAAATTAATTAACTGGTGCATTTTTACATTAATAAAATATTCTATTTAAACCTCCCCGTTACTTAGAGTGGCTTTATGGAGCGCAGCGGAATAAAAATGTATCCAGAAGCAAGTTTGACATTTATCCATTTACACTTCCTTGATGTAGGATGCCACATTAAATAAAAAACCATGAGAACATCACTAAAAGGAATAAAAAAACCGACTCCTGAATCAGATTCAAAAGTCGGTTTTTAGTGAATTTTAATTTTGGATTATTTGGTAGTGGGATCCAAATAATCCGGAGTTCCGTTTCCATTGGTATCAGGGAAGCTTATATTTCCATCCGCATCTATAAGAATCTCCTCTCTTGTAGGTTTTCCATCACCGTCATCATCGGGGTCCATAAAGTTGGCTGTAAATTGAACCTTATCTTTTATCTCTTTCTCTATATCTGTGTTATCGTCATACAAATACCCATTTCCATTTAAATCTTCCATAAATGACGGAATCCCATCATTATCATGGTCAATTTGACTCATTGCAAAAAGATCGATTGTAAACACTAAAGGGCTATAAGCTGGAATATTGGGAACACTAGAGTTATAATAACCCAATCCTGAAGGAAAAATAACCAACCCTACTCCATACTCTTCCACAGAAAAGGTTCCATCCGCATTAATTATAGGCGCTCCCCCTGTCTTAAGATGGGATGTCCCTTCCGCAAATCCACGTGCACCTCCTCCTTGAATTCCAGCCAAATCGAACCATACCGGTGAATTACCGGAAGCATCAAATCTTTTACCATTCAACAACATTCCCTCATATCTAACAAATGCAGAATCGGCTACGGTAATTGCTTTACCTACTCCTTCTCTGGCTACCAAATAATAATAAGTATGGTCTACCATACCTTCTCCTTCCGATCCAAACCTATTGGCAGGTACGGAAATGGTTTTAGCAGTAACCTGGCTCATTAGGCTTGTCTTATCCGCATTGTCCCCAGCGAGGGTATCTATCTTTATTTTAAAATTGAAGCCTTCAGCAGGACTTTCAAATTCCTCATAGTTATAGAAATGTGTTTCCAAAAAATCTTTAATACTAGTGTCATCTAGTGGAATCACTTCCTCCAAATTCTTTGGAGGCACCACCACTACTGAGGGGCCGTCATCCTTCTTACAGGACCAAATAGTAACAAATACAAAAGCGAACAACAGAACTCTCTTTAAAATCATTGATTTCTTATTTAAAGGCGGCAAGATACAATTTTCCCCTATTTTTGTAGGAGACCTTAACAAAGAATTTGAATAGTTTATGCGAATTGACAAATACTTATGGAGCACCCGCTATTATAAGACCCGCAATATAGCAACCGAAGCTTGTAAAAAGGGCCATATTAGAATAAACGAGCAGGTGGTAAAACCCTCTAGGGAGGTGTATCCCACAGATAAGATTGTGGTTAGGAAAAACCAGATTAAGTATCAGTTTACCGTCTTGGACATCCCACCAAGCAGGGTTGGCGCCAAATTAGTGGATATCTATAGAAAGGATACCACGCCTAAGGAGGCTTTTGAGCACAATGAGCTGTTACAGTATTCCAAGGATTACTATAGAAAAAAAGGGATGGGCAGACCTACGAAAAAAGATAGAAGAGATATTACGGACTACTTGGAGGAAGATCCAGTAGATGGACCAGTAAAAAAAACTGATGAAGGAACAGAATAAGAATTTCTGGGAAAACAAATACAACAGCGGGAATTTGGGTTGGGATATTGGATACGCCTCCCCTCCCCTTACTGCCTATTTGGACCAATTGCCCAACAAGGATATAAAAATCCTTATCCCCGGTGCTGGAAACGCATACGAACTCCTATATCTGGTTCAACATGGCTTTAAGAACGTATATATTGTTGATATTGCCAAAGCACCCCTAGACCGCATAAAAATGCAGTTACCCAATTACCCCGAGGACCAACTTATAGAAGGTGATTTCTTTGACCTAGACCTGACGGGTTTTGATTTAATTATAGAACAGACTTTTTTTTGTGCCATAGCTCCCAGCTTAAGACCGCAATATGTACTTAAAATAAAAGAACTTTTAAGGCCAAAGGGCAAGCTGGTAGGATTGTTTTTTACTTTCCCACTAACCGAGTCAGGGCCACCCTATGGGGGAAGTATAACCGAATACAAGGCTCATTTTTCGGACTATTTCCAATTTAAGGTATTGGAAACTGCCTACAATTCTATAAAACCGAGAGAAGATAAGGAACTGTTTTTTATATTTGAATCCAAATAAGAAGTACTATGTCCAACAGAATATTATCCCACGAAGAAATACAGCACAAAATTAAACGCATTGCCTATCAGATCTACGAGGCCAATGTAAATGAGGAGGAGATTATTATTGCAGGTATAGAAGGCGGCGGATTGAGTTTTGCGAAAAAAATTCAATCTGTACTACAACAGATAACCGATGCCAATATTACCTTGTGCAAAGTACATATGGACAAAAAGAACCCGTTAAACAGCGGGGTAAGCACCTCTATCCCTGAATCTGGGTACACGAATCGATCTGTGGTATTAGTAGACGACGTATTAAACTCTGGCACTACCCTGATCTATGGAGTGCACCATTTTTTAAAAGTCCCATTAAAACAGCTAAAAACGGCGGTATTGGTCAATAGAAACCACAAGAAATATCCCGTTAAAGCCGATTATAAAGGAATTTCCCTTTCTACATCATTACTGGAACACATTATTGTAGAATTCAAAAACAATAACGATTCCGTGTACCTATCCGAGTAAGCCGATAATCTCATCAGCAATGTGCTGAGGCGATTTATTATCACATTCCACAATATGATTTGCTTTTAAGTAGAAGTTATTGCGTTCAAATAAATGCTTGCCAATAAACTCTGGCAGGTCTTCATTCGCAATATCCTTGATAAGGGGTCTGTGTTCCTTTTCAGGTATTAATCGTTCAATCAATCCCGGAATGGAAACTTTTAGGTAAAAAACAGCATCTGCATATTGCAACATACTGTCCATATTTCCGGAATAACATGGAGTTCCACCCCCAGTTGACAAAATAAAGTTGGAATCTTCAGTTAAAAGTTCATTTAAAAAATGATGCTCTTTATTCCTAAAAAACACTTCTCCCTTGGTTTTAAAGAGCTCAGAAATGGAGGTCCCAAGATTGTTTTCCAAGACATCGTCCAAGTCTAAAAATCTACATTTCAATTCCTTAGCCAACAATTTCCCTATGGTAGACTTCCCACTACCCATATACCCTATCAATACTATTTTCACGGTTCAAATTTTTTGTAAATTTGGCTTAA
Encoded here:
- a CDS encoding FKBP-type peptidyl-prolyl cis-trans isomerase, with the translated sequence MILKRVLLFAFVFVTIWSCKKDDGPSVVVVPPKNLEEVIPLDDTSIKDFLETHFYNYEEFESPAEGFNFKIKIDTLAGDNADKTSLMSQVTAKTISVPANRFGSEGEGMVDHTYYYLVAREGVGKAITVADSAFVRYEGMLLNGKRFDASGNSPVWFDLAGIQGGGARGFAEGTSHLKTGGAPIINADGTFSVEEYGVGLVIFPSGLGYYNSSVPNIPAYSPLVFTIDLFAMSQIDHDNDGIPSFMEDLNGNGYLYDDNTDIEKEIKDKVQFTANFMDPDDDGDGKPTREEILIDADGNISFPDTNGNGTPDYLDPTTK
- a CDS encoding RNA-binding S4 domain-containing protein — its product is MRIDKYLWSTRYYKTRNIATEACKKGHIRINEQVVKPSREVYPTDKIVVRKNQIKYQFTVLDIPPSRVGAKLVDIYRKDTTPKEAFEHNELLQYSKDYYRKKGMGRPTKKDRRDITDYLEEDPVDGPVKKTDEGTE
- a CDS encoding methyltransferase domain-containing protein, with amino-acid sequence MKEQNKNFWENKYNSGNLGWDIGYASPPLTAYLDQLPNKDIKILIPGAGNAYELLYLVQHGFKNVYIVDIAKAPLDRIKMQLPNYPEDQLIEGDFFDLDLTGFDLIIEQTFFCAIAPSLRPQYVLKIKELLRPKGKLVGLFFTFPLTESGPPYGGSITEYKAHFSDYFQFKVLETAYNSIKPREDKELFFIFESK
- a CDS encoding phosphoribosyltransferase family protein; amino-acid sequence: MSNRILSHEEIQHKIKRIAYQIYEANVNEEEIIIAGIEGGGLSFAKKIQSVLQQITDANITLCKVHMDKKNPLNSGVSTSIPESGYTNRSVVLVDDVLNSGTTLIYGVHHFLKVPLKQLKTAVLVNRNHKKYPVKADYKGISLSTSLLEHIIVEFKNNNDSVYLSE
- a CDS encoding shikimate kinase, producing the protein MKIVLIGYMGSGKSTIGKLLAKELKCRFLDLDDVLENNLGTSISELFKTKGEVFFRNKEHHFLNELLTEDSNFILSTGGGTPCYSGNMDSMLQYADAVFYLKVSIPGLIERLIPEKEHRPLIKDIANEDLPEFIGKHLFERNNFYLKANHIVECDNKSPQHIADEIIGLLG